ATGATAAAATGTGGCTACACTTTTAGCATCAAAGTCGATAAACATGATAGGGAATAAATCAGCAACATCCCACCAAGATCTAGCTGATGGGAACCTAGATGCCAGTCTCTTACTTAGTTCTCTGCAACTTATTTCATTACCCTGAATTTTATCCAGAAAAGTTTCTACATTATTTTCATCTAAAGTATGGAGGCCAAACCTATCAGAGTCGTCAAGCTCTGGAACTTGATATCCATTTTCTATAAAAGCGTCTCTTAGTTTTACCAAATCTAATATCCATAACTCTCGTTCACCCTTAAACCAGCGAATTTTGCTTTGATAGCGTATAACTACTATTACTATTCCATCAAACACAGATATTTCCTTAGGGTGAAAGCATACTTAGTTAACAGCAATTAACTGAAGAGCAACTCTGCTCTGAATTCATAGTCAATACAGGGTCGTACATATTTGCGACGTATCGAATCTTCACGACCAGTGTGTTTTACAAAGTTATAAACAACCGGTCTGAACAGTGCAATTTTCCGCCGAAATTGGTTCACGTGACTGACAAGCACCTTTCTTAATTACGACATCCAATATCCAATGCTGATAAGGGGGCGCAAACTAATCATTTATTTTACCTATATTCAGCCTATCAGAGACGCTCAACAAAAGCTTCAAAACTATCTGAAACTAGTACAAAAACAGGACTTAATTCATCTGATTCATTATGATCCCAGAGTACAACTGACGGTTCAATATTGCTATCTTTGAAGTTTAAACATAAAAAGTCTCCACCAAAGACATAAGCAAAAGGAAGTAACTCAACACCCATTAAATCTTCATTGTCGGTTAGGCGTTCTTCAATCTGGGCGAGTACCACTTTTATTTCGTACTGCATAATATCGTCTGACAACTTTGAATCGTTTGTGATAAGAAGTGCTCGTTCAATCAATCGCTCCTTATTGTCTATGGCGTAAGTGAGCCCTTCAAAAGCAACACCATTATTGTTGCGGAAAAACTCGATAAACGAATACGGAAGTTTAATTCTGCAAAAGTTTTCTAATTCAAAGATGCTTGAGTTATTTAACTCATAAGAGTCATTACGTTTAGTGATCATATATAGTCTATGCCTTTTGCTGGAAAATATTGGCTAGGATGATTGAGCTAGGCCTTGCGGCATCTGAGTCTTGAAAAGACTTAAAAAGATGTTACTGGTTATGGGGTAATTTTTTAGCCAATGCGACGATATCCGCCATAACGCGTTTCTCTCCAAGGTCAGCTAGGAAAGCCAAATGTTCTGTGGCTTTTACCTTTTGGAGATTCTCAAGCTTAGGTTCGCCACCAAGGGCAAGAGCAGGTACAAAGCCATAGATTTCTCCATTTTCAAGAAGGCCTAACTTTTCGACAGCTCGTTCAAAAAGAGGCAGATCATTGATATCGTCTAAATCCAAGCTTTCTTTACTGAGCACAGCGTAAAAAAGGTCAATCATTCTTTCTTCTCCACGCTCAATTAATTTATCAGTGTTATCTGACGGAAAAATCATTCCGTAAGCTGAGTTGATATATATACTATTTCCTGATTCTTTTCCCCAAACAATAATCTCTCCAAATGCGCTTAAGCCTATAACACTGTAGTTTTCAATCTTTTCTTTCTTATCAAAATTTATATTTTATAATCATGCTTTCAGTACATCACTATATTCGGATGGGTTTACCGTCCAGAAAATGCCGTTCCCCCAACCACAAAAGCCATACTTTTGCCAATATTCCAGCAACCTTTCAGGTAGCTGGTTTTATATTCACGTAATATTTCTTCAGTTGGCATTACTGGTTTAATTGCTGTTCCAAAGCCCTTATAATTATAAAAATTGTCAAAAAATTTGTTCATTATTTTTATACAAAATAATATGGAAGGCTATTAAGGTCACTCCTCCATCAAGATCACAATAGATTTGTCTTGCTCTTTGGCATCTCGGAAAGTTCGGTAATAAGCATTTCGAACAATCTCATAAGCGTCTGGGTCTAGAACGCCTTCGTTTTGCTCAACATATTTAACTAGCTGTTTACCATCATAAGAGTTAATATCGAAGTCTAGATTTTCTTCCATGACATCACCTAAATCAGTAACCATTTCTGAAGGAAAAAAGCCAAAAGAACCATTTATCTCGGCATCAGGAGCAATTAGGTGATTGGGAAAGTAATGAAATGAACACGCCTCAATCAATTGGCTATTACCAGCAACTTTGTCCCACATGGAAATTGCAGGAATAAAGCCACGCATATTTAATTCAACCGTTTGCCAGCGAATTCCATTACTTAAAGTAATATCAATAAGTTGCTGGTATTTTTTCTGGCTGCTTCCTGTTAGTGTTTTTGGAAAAGCAGCTTCATCAATGAGATACAAATGAATTAGGCCACTCATTTTTTTCCTTACTAAATTAAATTCAAGAGGTTTAACGGTAAATAGATTGATTCACTGGTACATTCCCATCCATGCATGTCACGACCAAGCTTTGCAAGAGTTAAGGCATTCAAACAAATAACACCTTGCCGGATGTCTCTATATTCACCCAATTTTGCTTCGTCAGTGTGCCATTGCAAAGCTTTGTCAATGCCAATTTGCCATTGAGATTTATCACTAGTAATTAGCCCTTTAATTGAGCGTAGTAAAGGCACGATAAATTGTTGAACATCTCTGTCTTTTTCTAATTCAGAAACGTTTAGAGCATTAATTAATGCTACATCATCAACTTTGAATGTGGTACCAATTTGAATAAGTAGGCGGTCATATAAATAGGATGACTCGTTAATAATGTCCTCGTTCTCTAATTTCCAATTAGAGTCAATAAGTTCGGATTTCAACTCTTTCGTGCCGAAAAGTAAAATACAATTCAAAGTTTCCTGTATGCTCCAGCAGTTTTCTGGCTCTTTCCATAAAGCTTCGAATGCTAACTTAAACTTGTACGGCATAGCTTTTTGAAAGTGTACGATGCTCTTATTGTTTTCTTCAAGCATATAATACGCATAACCTAAATCAAGGTATTCTTCTGCGACAGTAAATAATGCTTCTTTACGCTGCTCCAATGATAATGTTTTATCATCTATTTGTGCCTTCCTATTTTCAATAATAATAGGTGAGTCAGCAATAAGCTCTTCAAAATCTTCTTCATATTGGTTGATCTTTAACATTGTAATTCCTAAGGTAAAGGTTGAATTTTTGATGATACAACAGAACCATTCTTTTCAACCGCCTCTATAACTAAACGACGAACAGGCGGAGTTCCACTTTTCATAGCTCTGAGTAAGTCACTTCCGAGTTGGTTTTTAGATTTGTACTTCTTCGATTTTTTCATCTTTTTTGCGTTAGCTCTGAGCCAAAATAGAGACATCTGGGTTTGCATGGTTTTTGTTTTTTTCAGCGTTGCTCCAGGTCCTTTAGCTTCTACAGCGAAATATTCGATAATATTTCCTGTACCATCTCTCTTAACCCAAATCTGGTCAACTCCTGGTCCAGGCCCAAAACCCATCTCCATTTGCGCTGGTGGAGGTGGTTTAGAAAAGTGTTTTTCCATATGCATTGCAGCTGCTAACTCACCTTTTCCTTCGGTAATCTTAGCCTTAAAAGCACCGATTTTTCTGGAAGAATCACCATTTCTAATAGCTTGATCCATACGTGATTTATAGTGAGCCATATAAGCTGAAACATCTTTATAATGTTTCTGAAGTCTCGGATCTGTTAATTTGCTAACTTTAGCCCCCGGCAGCTCATTCCCTTTTGGCGGCTCCAATTCATCGGCTTTGGCTTTGGTGGGCTTATCGGTGACGCCTCGAATTGGTGATTGGCCTTGATACTCATCCAGTGCTTTATTAACTCGCTGTCCGATTTCTTGGGCGGCTTGTTGCATATGCTGGTCGATTTTGGGGGTGACGTCGTCTAGGCGTTTTACCGTGGCTTGCATGCCTTCGATAGCGGCGTCAGGGAGTAGTAGGTCGTAGTGCCAACTGCTAGATATGTCATCAAGTGAATCGTGCAGGCCTTTGACGATGTTTTTAACTTCCGTGGCGGATTGTTTTCCTAGGTCTTGCCAGTTGATGTCTCTTAGGTATTTAACTGGGTCGCCTTTGCCTAGTTTGCGTAAAACGGCAAGCGCAGCAGAGAGGGATTCTCCAGTATTTTTTAAGATAACCTTGCCCACACCTTTGACTGCTGAGCCCACAACTGGCACCAAACCAATACCCGTAAGGGTAAAGGCAAGCCAAGCGTCAGTGTCGTTGGCTTCATCATCGTCGGTCAGTAACATGACATTGGCGGTGATATCTCGTAAATCCATGACTTGGTCGATAATCGGTATCATGGAAATCGAGGGGCTGACTACTGTCAGTGAAGGTTAGCGGCTTAGCCCTGCAGCACCCAAGTGGTTCAGCCTATCCTTTTTTAAAAATCATGCGCAGAAGTTTATCTGATTAAATCAACCGGAACATAAACACTATCTTCTAAGGATTCTCTTGGTATTTCTAGAACATTGGCGACTAAAGCCAATTCAAGGCACCAATAACCAATATAATAATCCGTGTACTCGAATTCGCATTCACAGTTGTGATTATCGTGCCAGTCCGCCAAGCCCTCTAACTTGCTGTACCAACTTTGTGCAAATTGGTTGAGTAAATCAGGCTTTTGTTCATTGGGTACTGTAAAAGCGAGTGAAAGGTTTTGATAAATTTCAGGGTAGTAGAGTGTGGGCGAAACAGGCCTATCGATATCACCAAGTGCAATGGCTATATTATCAAGTAAGGTGTCTTTACCGCGTTCGCCAATAACGTCTAGCACTTCTTGAATATGAGCTGGAGCGACATCACAGGCTTGTAAAAGTGCCAGCCACCACAAAGTGTAGATATAACGATTGATATTAGGGGAGCCGACAGCATCGATTTGCCCGCCCAACTTTTCAAAAGCGTGACGGTATATTTGATGATTTGCAGGTAACTTATCACAGTAGTGTGTCAGTTGTTTGCGATACGGCAAAATCGCTTCGGTATAGCGCTTAATATCCCCAAGGTGAGCACCGTATGAGTAGTGCGCTACCGCTCGCATAATAGCGAGCTGATATATACGCTGGGCAACATTAACTCGCTCGCTAGGTGTGGTAAAATTACCTGCGTCGAGGGCTTCCTGTGTTTCTTTAATGCCAACTTCAATGTCGACTAAGAACTCTTCGAAATAATCGTTACTTCTCCGTGTATCGCGCACTTTTATCTCCTACTGATTATCTTGCCAATGTACGAGGTCTTTGGGGTAGTATGGGTGGTCAATAAAGCTGCTATCATCAATATTGAATAATTTAACAACGAGCGCAATTTCCCAGCACCAATAGCCAATGTATGCATCTGTATCCATTAAATGATAATCTGGGCTACCCTCCAATACATACCAAGCCTCTAGATAGGCTTTTGCAAGTGCTGGACGTTGCTCTGGACTTCCTTCAACTACTTTGTAAAGCTTACCGAAACGTTTTTTGAACAGAGTATCCGCTGCTATTTCACGATTAGTGTCACCTAGCGCTATCGCAATTTTATCAAATAGCGCGTCTTGACCTTGATTACCAATAAGACTCAGCACTTTTAGGTAGTATTCTTTATCCATATTTAAACAGAAAGCGAAACTCAACCATTTAAGATGATCTTCGAGGTAATCTTCTCTTATTTCTTCCCAGCCAATTCGCTCTACTTGCTCTTTATCTGGCAAGGCGTCAGCATAATCCTTTTGCCATTGGCGGTAGGTCAACATATTTAATAAAAGTGGCTTAAATTCTGAGAGATCATCGCCGCGAGAGTATTTCTGATGGAGAAGATACAATGAGTCACTAACTAGCCTAAATGAACCTTTCATCTTTACATCGACAGGATCATCATCAAATTTGATTTCTTCAACATCTTCTTCAATACATTCAAGTCTAAAGGAAACCCTATCATCATAATATTCTTTATTTTTTAAAGTATCTCTTAACATCTTGTGGTCTAAGCGTTTAGGGTTTAATACAAATGATTTTTTCCTCTAAAAGCAAGAACTTTACTTTATATTTCCAAAGTTCAAAATAGCTATCAAGGTCGAGATCAAGTTTTATAAGTGGCGATGCAATAAACCAGGCTAAATAGTAATCCGCATCCAAATTATAAAGCGCTTCAAAAAGAGCTATTGTTTTTTCATCATTTTCTACTCTAGAGGCTCTTACAACATCTCCAAAGTCGTCATACAGCCAATAATGGGGACAATCTTCATTCTCATGTTGCGAAAATATGTCTTCTGAAACGAAGCAAATCTCTCCTCTAGTTATTGTATCTATAATCGGTTGGTCAAAGTCACAAACATATTTGGTCTGTGTTAAAAAAAAACGTCTTATGAGATTTAATATATATTCATCTTCGAGAGGAGGCGAAGTAGCTTTTGGATTATACTTTTGTTCTATAGCTAAGGTTGCATTTACTATCAACTTTTCGAAGCTTGTAAAGTATGCAAAGACTTTATCCAAGCAGTTTCTCGCTTCCTTTTCATGGAATAAAGTCATGAAATGAGACTTATCAAAGTTTTTTTTATTCTCACAGAAATCACACCAATCTTTTAGTAGAGAGTTCATTTTATCTCCTTAGTTAATTTATGCGGAATTATTGTCGGGTCGATTTTCCATCGCTTGATTAATACATCAAGTCGAGTGTTAAAAGTGCTGAGGTTTTTACTATTATCAATTAATTCAAGTAACTCTTTATGGAAAGTGCCTGAACCACTCTTACCGTGCATACCGGAACGTCCATCTATTGGAGACACCCATTTAAGCTCATTAATTTCACTCCTAAACCGTTTTATTTCATCCATGTTTATTCCCCACGCTTTAAACTTTGGTGTTCTTGCTACCATATACCACTCATGGTAACCCCCAGGCCTACGAATTCTCGCTTCGATTGTATCCCGTATATCTTTATTTTCCCATAATATTTCAAACTGCTCAGGCGTTAATGAGTCGAACCACTTATTGAATTCACCTCTCCTAGTTGAAGGCACTTTTCCATTAATTAAAAGTTCATCCACGATTAGTGTTTTATTAGCCCCCGGCAGCTCATTCCCTTTTGGCGGCTCCAATTCATCGGCTTTGGCTTTGGTGGGCTTATCGGTAACGCCTCGAATTGGTGATTGGCCTTGATACTCATCCTGTGCTTTATTAACTCGCTGTCCGATTTCTTGGGCGGCTTGTTGCATATGCTGGTCGATTTTGGGGGTGACGTCGTCTAGGCGTTTTACCGTGGCTTGCATGCCTTCGATGGCGGCGTCTGGAAGTAGTAGGTCGTAGTGCCAACTGGTAGACATGTCATCAAGTGAATCGCGCAGGCCTTTGACGATGTTTTTTACTTCCGTGGCGGATTGTTTTCCTAAGTCTTGCCAGTTGATGTCTCTTAGGTATTTAACAGGGTCGCCTTTACCGACTTTTCTTTGGGTAAAAAGCCGCAGTACGGCAAGCGCAGCACAGAGAGACTCTCCAGTATTTTTTAAGATAACCTTACCCACGCCTTTGACTGCTGAGCCCACAACTGGCACTAAACCAATACCCGTTAGGGTAAAGGCAAGCCAAGCGTCGGTGTCGTTGGCTTCATCATCGTCGGTTAGTAACATGACATTGGCGGTGATATCTCGTAAATCCATGACTTGGTCGATAATCGGTATCATGGAAATCGAGGGGCGACTACTGTCGGTGGAGGTTAGCTGCCTAGCCCTGCAACACCCAAGTGGTTCAGCCTATCCTTTCTTAAAAATCATGCGCAGAAGTTTATCTGATTAAATCAACCGGAACATAAACACTATCTTCTAAGGATTCTCTTGGTATTTCTAGAATATTAGCGA
The sequence above is a segment of the Pseudoalteromonas piscicida genome. Coding sequences within it:
- a CDS encoding PoNe immunity protein domain-containing protein, whose amino-acid sequence is MLRDTLKNKEYYDDRVSFRLECIEEDVEEIKFDDDPVDVKMKGSFRLVSDSLYLLHQKYSRGDDLSEFKPLLLNMLTYRQWQKDYADALPDKEQVERIGWEEIREDYLEDHLKWLSFAFCLNMDKEYYLKVLSLIGNQGQDALFDKIAIALGDTNREIAADTLFKKRFGKLYKVVEGSPEQRPALAKAYLEAWYVLEGSPDYHLMDTDAYIGYWCWEIALVVKLFNIDDSSFIDHPYYPKDLVHWQDNQ
- a CDS encoding Imm49 family immunity protein; this translates as MLKINQYEEDFEELIADSPIIIENRKAQIDDKTLSLEQRKEALFTVAEEYLDLGYAYYMLEENNKSIVHFQKAMPYKFKLAFEALWKEPENCWSIQETLNCILLFGTKELKSELIDSNWKLENEDIINESSYLYDRLLIQIGTTFKVDDVALINALNVSELEKDRDVQQFIVPLLRSIKGLITSDKSQWQIGIDKALQWHTDEAKLGEYRDIRQGVICLNALTLAKLGRDMHGWECTSESIYLPLNLLNLI
- a CDS encoding SMI1/KNR4 family protein, producing MITKRNDSYELNNSSIFELENFCRIKLPYSFIEFFRNNNGVAFEGLTYAIDNKERLIERALLITNDSKLSDDIMQYEIKVVLAQIEERLTDNEDLMGVELLPFAYVFGGDFLCLNFKDSNIEPSVVLWDHNESDELSPVFVLVSDSFEAFVERL
- a CDS encoding GAD-like domain-containing protein — translated: MLEYWQKYGFCGWGNGIFWTVNPSEYSDVLKA
- a CDS encoding PoNe immunity protein domain-containing protein is translated as MRDTRRSNDYFEEFLVDIEVGIKETQEALDAGNFTTPSERVNVAQRIYQLAIMRAVAHYSYGAHLGDIKRYTEAILPYRKQLTHYCDKLPANHQIYRHAFEKLGGQIDAVGSPNINRYIYTLWWLALLQACDVAPAHIQEVLDVIGERGKDTLLDNIAIALGDIDRPVSPTLYYPEIYQNLSLAFTVPNEQKPDLLNQFAQSWYSKLEGLADWHDNHNCECEFEYTDYYIGYWCLELALVANVLEIPRESLEDSVYVPVDLIR
- a CDS encoding DUF1851 domain-containing protein — its product is MIFPSDNTDKLIERGEERMIDLFYAVLSKESLDLDDINDLPLFERAVEKLGLLENGEIYGFVPALALGGEPKLENLQKVKATEHLAFLADLGEKRVMADIVALAKKLPHNQ